Proteins co-encoded in one Hyla sarda isolate aHylSar1 chromosome 4, aHylSar1.hap1, whole genome shotgun sequence genomic window:
- the LOC130267628 gene encoding aldo-keto reductase family 1 member C1-like gives MALKPDSYVVLNDGHKMPVIGFGTYAPETYTKEQAEKGTKLAIEVGYRHIDGAFMYGNEVQVGQAINSKIADGTVKREDIFYTGKLWNNSHTPERVRPALEHSLKDLQLDYMDLFIIHTPMDFQPGDDLFPTDENGKPIFHNTDIRDTWKAMEACKDAGLVQSIGVSNFNRHQLEVILNMPELKYKPVCNQVECHIYLNQSKLLKFCKSNDIVLVGYSVLGSSRAEKWIDQNSPKVLEDPVLNTISKKVNRSPAQVAMRYLLQRGIVVLAKSFSPERIKQNFQVFDFELSGEDMKTLDGVNKNLRYLNFDTWQEHPKYPLHDEY, from the exons ATGGCACTGAAGCCGGACTCCTACGTTGTGCTGAACGATGGGCATAAGATGCCGGTGATTGGATTTGGCACCTATGCCCCCGAAACG TACACAAAAGAACAGGCTGAGAAGGGCACTAAACTGGCCATCGAGGTCGGATACCGCCACATTGACGGCGCTTTTATGTATGGGAATGAGGTTCAGGTCGGCCAAGCCATAAATTCAAAGATTGCTGATGGGACGGTGAAGAGAGAAgacattttttacactggaaAG CTGTGGAATAATAGCCACACTCCCGAGAGGGTCCGTCCTGCCCTGGAACACTCCCTGAAGGATCTCCAGCTGGATTACATGGATCTCTTCATTATACACACACCTATGGACTTTCAG CCTGGAGATGATCTCTTTCCCACAGATGAAAATGGGAAACCAATTTTTCATAACACAGATATCCGAGATACATGGAAG GCTATGGAAGCGTGCAAAGATGCCGGACTGGTCCAATCCATTGGTGTCTCCAATTTTAACCGCCATCAATTGGAAGTGATCCTCAACATGCCAGAACTGAAATACAAACCAGTCTGCAACCAG GTAGAATGTCACATATATCTCAATCAGAGCAAATTACTGAAGTTCTGCAAGTCTAATGATATTGTGCTGGTGGGATACAGTGTACTGGGATCCAGCAGAGCAGAGAAGTG GATTGACCAGAATTCCCCTAAAGTGCTTGAAGACCCCGTATTAAATACAATCTCTAAGAAGGTGAACCGCTCCCCGGCCCAGGTGGCCATGCGATATCTGTTACAGAGGGGAATTGTCGTTCTTGCAAAAAGTTTTAGCCCTGAAAGGATCAAACAGAACTTCCAG GTTTTCGACTTTGAGTTAAGTGGTGAAGACATGAAAACTCTGGATGGAGTCAATAAAAACTTGCGTTACTTGAATTTTGATAC CTGGCAAGAACACCCTAAGTATCCCCTCCATGATGAGTATTAG